One genomic window of Panulirus ornatus isolate Po-2019 chromosome 14, ASM3632096v1, whole genome shotgun sequence includes the following:
- the LOC139753364 gene encoding uncharacterized protein: MDNQKGQHMNSSVSFELRKLKNLKQQLSVKDINSRVTLELRSLKDLKQHRSLQSKATTHSQKLRTQEVNIHASVRVTSNDSLFDASNHGEPQSKTHKMRPPDIFRTLSEFPDVGDIEVYCYSCESKVYGKYIFKHLFFGPLKCLNCSTRIFKCRTLMNKEHLKTVCKGNGSEPHNFSQWCEKDFLPYMKYHMGKELHIERFCHNLDISKRIASQDIEQAVAVYLNKLCVLSSYHPWKLAITSCQKLLAKCLIQKRELDSNHTASPNETRERVKKIDFSLEKSYIIQGDKRHDFISDENTLTHDQENVRVNSVDEYPRTETKTTKDFNRPNKCLKVSHLNKSSQNEIRGQASNSSISPENSNMIQCGDHYSNSVDSLTNASRIDFANTVDETPHAGTNDQKEWKQYKKHVKVSSNKESEFVRHTVLASDKCLVVDHPSEKCPNKCPKCHCTLCSSRLTFSYSTCVMEIECPNCAFPIYIVPDLKTKLTFRKHFYPKP, translated from the coding sequence ATGGATAACCAGAAGGGCCAGCACATGAATTCATCAGTATCTTTTGaacttagaaaattaaaaaacttGAAGCAACAGCTTTCAGTTAAGGACATAAACTCAAGAGTAACCTTGGAACTCAGAAGTTTAAAAGATTTGAAGCAGCATAGGTCACTTCAGTCAAAAGCCACCACACACAGTCAGAAACTTCGTACTCAAGAAGTAAATATCCATGCCTCTGTTAGAGTCACATCCAATGACAGTTTGTTTGATGCATCAAACCATGGAGAACCTCAAAGCAAAACACACAAGATGAGACCTCCGGATATCTTCAGAACATTATCTGAATTTCCAGATGTAGGAGACATTGAAGTTTATTGTTACTCATGTGAATCTAAAGTGTATGGGAAATATATCTTTAAACACCTATTTTTTGGTCCTTTGAAATGTTTAAATTGTTCTACTAGAATTTTTAAATGTCGGACTCTCATGAATAAGGAGCACTTAAAAACTGTATGTAAAGGTAATGGAAGTGAACCTCACAACTTCTCACAGTGGTGTGAAAAAGACTTTTTACCATATATGAAATATCATATGGGTAAAGAACTTCACATAGAGCGATTTTGCCATAACTTGGATATAAGTAAAAGAATAGCTTCACAGGACATCGAGCAAGCTGTTGCTGTTTACCTCAATAAATTGTGTGTCTTAAGTTCATATCATCCTTGGAAATTGGCCATTACTAGCTGCCAAAAGTTATTAGCCAAGTGCCTTATTCAGAAAAGAGAGTTAGATAGTAACCATACTGCTAGCCCTAATGAAACTAGAGAACGTGTTAAGAAGATAGATTTCTCTCTTGAAAAGTCATACATTATTCAGGGTGATAAAAGACATGATTTTATATCTGATGAGAACACTTTAACTCATGATCAGGAAAATGTACGTGTAAATTCAGTTGATGAATATCCCCGTACTGAAACTAAAACCACAAAAGATTTTAATAGGCCTAATAAATGTTTAAAGGTTAGTCATTTGAATAAATCTAGCCAAAATGAGATTAGAGGACAGGCAAGTAATAGTAGTATATCTCCTGAAAATTCAAATATGATTCAGTGTGGTGATCATTACTCTAATTCTGTTGACTCTTTAACCAATGCATCAAGAATTGATTTTGCAAACACAGTGGACGAAACTCCCCATGCTGGAACTAATGATCAGAAGGAATGGAAGCAGTACAAGAAGCATGTGAAGGTTAGTAGCAATAAAGAGTCAGAATTTGTACGGCATACAGTATTGGCAAGTGATAAGTGTCTGGTTGTAGATCACCCCAGTGAAAAGTGCCCTAATAAGTGTCCTAAATGTCACTGTACTCTTTGTAGCTCCAGGTTGACTTTTAGTTACTCAACGTGTGTCATGGAAATTGAGTGTCCTAACTGTGCCTTCCCAATTTACATAGTACCAGATTTGAAGACCAAATTAACATTCAGAAAGCACTTTTATCCCAAACCTTAA